One genomic window of Anaerotignum faecicola includes the following:
- a CDS encoding DUF3847 domain-containing protein — protein sequence MAERKTPEQKLEELEKKMEQLKAQKKAIQAKQSKLERAQRTRRLIENGALAEKYLRCEKVEPADFEKLLQKLVTIDTVKTIIKGNVNE from the coding sequence ATGGCTGAACGAAAAACACCCGAACAAAAATTAGAAGAACTTGAAAAGAAAATGGAACAATTAAAGGCTCAAAAGAAAGCCATTCAAGCAAAGCAGAGCAAACTTGAAAGAGCGCAAAGAACACGCCGCCTTATCGAGAACGGCGCACTTGCAGAAAAATATCTTCGTTGTGAAAAAGTCGAACCTGCCGACTTTGAAAAACTGCTTCAAAAGCTGGTTACGATTGACACAGTAAAAACTATTATTAAGGGAAATGTCAATGAGTAA